In one window of Mytilus trossulus isolate FHL-02 chromosome 7, PNRI_Mtr1.1.1.hap1, whole genome shotgun sequence DNA:
- the LOC134725684 gene encoding uncharacterized protein LOC134725684 produces MAGDGSFSPVTVRPSHRPYRERYLNDEVDKLEGHDGPKLVRQMVIGFSCAALFGLIMLVIGGVFIGDAVKSGYAITIMLCVMGIVCGLIILVTAIILGKLFISRKWRISRGRPRRPPQQCMQTCSVIHTPSNDQLNTCTRPDPPPAYESIMMAEIGTEDGPIIMTAPPNYHDISAPLPKYGDSI; encoded by the exons atggcAGGAGATGGTTCATTCTCACCAGTGACTGTGAGACCATCACATAGACCGTACAGAGAACGTTATCTTAATGATGAAGTTGACAAACTTGAAGGTCATGATGGACCCAAATTGGTTCGACAAATGGTGATTGGTTTCTCATGTGCTGCTTTGTTTGGTTTAATAATGTTAGTAATTGGAGGTGTGTTTATTGGTGATGCTGTCAAATCTGGATATGCCATAACTATTATGTTATGTGTAATGGGCATAG TATGTGGTCTTATTATACTAGTCACTGCTATAATATTGGGAAAATTATTTATCTCAAGAAAGTGGAGAATATCTAGAGGACGTCCAAGACGGCCACCTCAGCAGTGTATGCAGACTTGTTCAG tGATCCACACCCCTTCCAATGATCAGCTGAATACCTGTACACGACCTGATCCACCGCCAGCTTATGAGTCAATTATGATGGCAGAAATAGGAACTGAAGATGGACCAATAATAATGACAGCTCCGCCTAATTATCATGATATTTCTGCACCACTACCAAAATATGGAGattctatttga